The following are encoded together in the ANME-2 cluster archaeon genome:
- a CDS encoding beta-ribofuranosylaminobenzene 5'-phosphate synthase has protein sequence MIQINTPSRLHFTLIDLNAELGRVDGGAGLTLDDPSMRLSATETNEGVFVTGTGDLKRIKTAAEVLIPEGKGIHIKVEQPFPAHVGLGSGTQSALAAGWCVNLVFDLGLTVREVAVKVARGGTSGIGVEAFEHGGFIVDGGHRFADKGAFSPSSASKVPPGPVLFRHDFPDWPLVVAIPDLKGASSQREVDIFKHYCPIPLGEVQAVSHIILMNMLPSIIEADMQAFGDAINRIQEVGFKEREVGLQTDEVRRCMDIMREQGACGAGMSSFGPAVYAVAEEPGEVKKAVTEFLDSTIGGQVFVTVARNTGAKITIKEGA, from the coding sequence ATGATACAGATAAACACCCCATCCCGGCTGCATTTCACGCTTATCGACCTGAATGCGGAATTGGGACGAGTGGACGGCGGTGCGGGATTGACGCTGGACGACCCGTCTATGAGGTTGTCGGCCACCGAAACAAACGAGGGCGTGTTCGTAACCGGCACTGGTGACCTGAAGCGAATTAAGACCGCGGCCGAGGTTCTTATTCCTGAAGGGAAGGGAATCCATATCAAAGTGGAACAACCCTTTCCCGCCCACGTTGGATTGGGGAGCGGGACACAGAGCGCGCTGGCCGCCGGCTGGTGCGTTAACCTTGTGTTCGACCTGGGGCTGACCGTGCGTGAGGTGGCGGTTAAGGTTGCCAGGGGCGGGACATCCGGTATCGGTGTAGAGGCTTTCGAGCACGGTGGGTTCATTGTGGATGGAGGGCACCGGTTTGCTGATAAGGGGGCATTCTCTCCCTCGTCTGCCAGTAAGGTACCACCGGGACCTGTGCTGTTCAGGCATGATTTCCCTGACTGGCCCCTGGTCGTGGCCATACCTGACCTGAAAGGCGCCTCATCCCAGCGAGAGGTTGATATTTTTAAACACTACTGCCCGATCCCCCTTGGTGAAGTGCAGGCAGTGTCCCATATCATATTGATGAACATGCTTCCTTCCATTATCGAAGCTGACATGCAGGCTTTCGGGGATGCGATAAACCGAATCCAGGAGGTGGGGTTCAAGGAGCGGGAAGTAGGCCTGCAGACCGATGAGGTCAGGCGCTGCATGGATATTATGAGAGAGCAGGGTGCCTGTGGTGCAGGCATGAGCTCGTTCGGACCGGCGGTCTATGCTGTGGCCGAGGAGCCAGGGGAAGTGAAGAAAGCAGTGACCGAATTCCTGGATTCAACTATCGGAGGGCAGGTTTTTGTTACCGTGGCAAGGAATACGGGAGCGAAAATTACGATTAAAGAGGGCGCGTAA